The following are from one region of the Pseudohongiella spirulinae genome:
- a CDS encoding MBL fold metallo-hydrolase: MNSTLKPEVFTFYDQQTFTFSYVVKDPTSNDCAVIDSVLNLDYNSGRISYTSANEIIEHIQKHKLNLVWLIETHVHADHLSAAPYIQEKLGGKLAIGAHITTVQNVFGKVFNAGTEFARDGSQFDHLFEDGEAYQVGALQCKAIHTPGHTPACMTHVIGDAAFVGDTLFMPDGGTARADFPGGDARTLYRSIKKVLSLPGDTRLFMCHDYQPDGREVEYETTVEDERAQNIHVHDGITEDEFVAMREARDATLDMPVLILPSLQVNMRAGHFPPAEDNNMIYLKVPINAL; the protein is encoded by the coding sequence ATGAACAGTACGCTCAAACCAGAAGTTTTTACATTCTACGACCAGCAAACATTCACTTTCTCGTACGTGGTCAAGGACCCCACTTCCAATGACTGCGCCGTCATTGATTCGGTACTGAATCTGGACTACAACTCGGGCAGGATCAGCTATACCTCGGCCAATGAGATCATCGAACATATCCAGAAACACAAGCTGAATCTGGTTTGGCTGATCGAGACTCATGTTCATGCCGATCACCTTTCAGCAGCTCCTTATATCCAGGAGAAGCTGGGCGGAAAATTGGCCATCGGTGCGCATATCACCACTGTGCAGAATGTGTTTGGCAAGGTGTTCAATGCCGGCACTGAGTTCGCCCGTGATGGCTCTCAGTTTGACCACCTTTTTGAGGACGGTGAGGCTTATCAGGTCGGCGCCCTGCAATGCAAAGCTATTCACACGCCCGGTCACACACCGGCCTGCATGACTCATGTAATTGGTGATGCCGCATTTGTTGGCGACACTCTGTTTATGCCTGACGGTGGTACGGCGCGCGCTGACTTCCCCGGCGGCGATGCCCGCACGTTGTATCGCTCTATCAAAAAAGTGTTGAGTCTGCCGGGTGATACCCGTCTTTTCATGTGCCACGACTATCAGCCTGACGGTCGCGAAGTTGAGTATGAAACGACCGTCGAAGATGAGCGTGCGCAGAATATTCATGTGCATGACGGCATTACTGAAGATGAGTTTGTTGCCATGCGTGAAGCACGCGACGCCACACTCGATATGCCGGTTCTGATCCTGCCCTCATTGCAGGTCAATATGCGGGCCGGGCATTTCCCGCCAGCAGAAGATAACAACATGATCTATCTGAAAGTGCCAATCAACGCCCTTTAA
- a CDS encoding bifunctional protein tyrosine phosphatase family protein/NAD(P)/FAD-dependent oxidoreductase, whose amino-acid sequence MNIKKMTDEFSVTEQLSPEDLTNVADAGFRTIICNRPDAEEGQQYPLDMIENAANANGIDVLYVPVVHDTICSADVREFTKAWSGAAKPVLAYCRSGLRSCTLWSLMRISNGASSNAVIEEASKAGFDFSSFKEKFAHVIAEISGISDSTKKQKDPINEAQVMSYQETQYDVVIVGAGASGISVASSLLSRERRLRIALIDPAETHYYQPGFTMIGGGVFDAEEVKRPMASLIPKGVKWISLAVESFEPEDNAVVLNDGSRVAYKRLIVCPGIKLNWDAIEGLPETLGRNGVTSNYRADLAPYTWKLISGMTSGKAVFTQPPMPIKCAGAPQKALYLAGDHWFRHGLIDNVDISFYNAGAVLFGVKDYVPALQSYMDKYQAELHFSHKLVKVDGDKKLAWFETTDADGNVQTVETDFDMLHVCPPQTAPDFIRNSPLADEGGWIDVDPGTLQHKKFTNIWGLGDAANTSNAKTAAAVRKQVPVVAANIVADIKGQPQQYHYDGYGSCPLTVERGKIVLAEFAYGGKLMPTLPVWMLDGTKPTSMAWHMKKSMLPALYWHGMLKGHELLVKPVAG is encoded by the coding sequence ATGAACATTAAAAAAATGACGGATGAATTTTCAGTAACTGAACAGTTGAGCCCGGAAGATTTGACAAACGTGGCTGACGCAGGATTTCGCACGATTATCTGCAATCGTCCGGATGCGGAGGAAGGTCAGCAATACCCGCTGGACATGATCGAAAACGCGGCGAATGCCAATGGTATAGACGTCCTATACGTGCCAGTTGTACACGATACGATCTGTTCTGCCGATGTGCGCGAATTCACCAAAGCGTGGAGCGGCGCAGCCAAGCCTGTGCTCGCCTATTGCCGCTCGGGTCTGCGCTCCTGCACTTTGTGGTCACTAATGAGGATCAGCAATGGCGCCAGCAGTAACGCTGTCATAGAAGAGGCCAGCAAAGCCGGTTTTGACTTCAGTAGTTTCAAAGAAAAATTTGCACATGTAATTGCAGAGATTTCTGGCATATCAGATTCGACAAAAAAGCAAAAAGATCCAATTAATGAGGCACAGGTTATGAGCTATCAGGAAACCCAGTATGATGTGGTAATAGTAGGTGCTGGCGCATCCGGAATTTCGGTTGCATCAAGCCTTCTCAGTCGCGAACGTCGGCTACGTATCGCGCTAATCGATCCTGCAGAAACACACTACTACCAACCAGGTTTCACCATGATTGGTGGTGGTGTTTTCGATGCCGAAGAAGTCAAACGCCCAATGGCGTCACTGATTCCCAAAGGCGTCAAGTGGATATCTCTGGCTGTTGAGTCTTTCGAACCGGAAGACAATGCAGTTGTTCTGAACGACGGCTCGCGTGTTGCATACAAACGCCTGATTGTTTGCCCGGGTATTAAATTGAACTGGGATGCAATTGAAGGCCTGCCTGAAACACTGGGCCGCAACGGTGTCACTTCAAATTATAGAGCAGACCTGGCGCCTTATACATGGAAATTGATTAGCGGGATGACGTCAGGCAAGGCGGTATTCACACAACCACCGATGCCGATCAAATGTGCCGGCGCACCACAGAAAGCGCTTTACCTGGCCGGTGATCACTGGTTCAGACATGGTCTGATTGACAATGTGGACATCTCCTTCTACAACGCCGGAGCCGTGTTATTCGGCGTCAAGGACTATGTACCTGCATTGCAATCCTATATGGATAAGTATCAAGCTGAACTGCATTTCTCTCATAAACTGGTAAAAGTGGATGGCGATAAAAAATTAGCCTGGTTTGAGACTACAGATGCTGACGGCAATGTACAAACTGTAGAGACAGACTTTGATATGTTGCACGTCTGTCCACCACAAACCGCGCCAGATTTTATTCGCAACAGCCCGTTGGCTGATGAAGGGGGCTGGATTGACGTGGATCCCGGCACGTTGCAACACAAGAAATTCACAAACATCTGGGGGCTGGGTGATGCCGCCAATACCAGCAACGCTAAAACGGCCGCCGCGGTGCGTAAGCAGGTGCCTGTGGTTGCCGCCAACATCGTGGCAGACATCAAGGGTCAGCCGCAGCAATATCACTATGATGGATACGGTTCCTGCCCGCTGACCGTGGAGCGCGGCAAGATCGTTCTTGCAGAGTTCGCCTATGGCGGCAAGCTGATGCCAACATTACCGGTATGGATGCTGGATGGCACCAAACCGACGTCGATGGCCTGGCACATGAAAAAGAGCATGCTGCCGGCACTTTACTGGCATGGGATGCTGAAAGGTCATGAGCTGCTGGTTAAGCCGGTGGCCGGCTGA